From Butyricimonas paravirosa, one genomic window encodes:
- a CDS encoding GH92 family glycosyl hydrolase, whose product MRTRLLLLLLCFIGLLTSCQREKETRVTDFVDPFIGTAGQGHCFPGATVPFGGIQLSPDNPRSGWEWCSGYHYSDSIISSFSHSHLSGTGIGDLQDIRLLPVTTRPQAGEKAIDFITKGYAKFSHANETAEPGYYSVTFDNGIKTELTVTSRCGMHSYQYPTNSVYGLTLDLTTARNWDRTVMTSIKKINNRTIQGYRKSTGWAKEHNVYFFMEFSQDVDVWAGNDTLKLLKNGQKLVSNQGYAFIDFGTTTNKVLVKVSLSSANCEGAAANLDKELSHWSFDKVKREAKQRWKRTLSKIKAEGASKEEMRVFYTALYHAYLAPYLFSDAHGNYKGPDGEIHSVGKANQYTVFSLWDTFRAAHPLFTITQKNRVNDMIKSFIRHYEAHGLLPNWELMGNESHCMIGNHAIPIITEAYLKGIRDFDVEKAYEAMKETSLSQGNGLRLFRTYNYIPCDLEKESVSKTLEYAYDDWCMAQMAKALNKEDDYLYFMEASKNYKNVFDSSTGFMRAKLSDGKWKTPFSPFASAHRDDDYTEGNAWQYSWFVPHDVEGLIALHGGKAAFANKLDSLFTLPSTIEGDNVSPDISGLIGQYAQGNEPSHHVAYLFNYTDTPNKTQYYVDKIRRELYTDRPDGLCGNEDCGQMSAWYVFSAMGFYPVNPSDGKYQLGTPMFKKVTIKLGQDRKFVIKANRENDQYIYVKEVLLNGDELNRTWITHDEIMNGGELEFVLTSEIPQK is encoded by the coding sequence ATGAGAACACGACTCCTTCTACTCCTGCTTTGTTTTATCGGCCTTTTGACATCTTGCCAAAGAGAAAAAGAAACTCGAGTAACGGATTTTGTTGATCCATTCATCGGCACTGCCGGTCAGGGACATTGTTTCCCGGGGGCGACCGTCCCGTTTGGTGGTATCCAACTTAGTCCGGATAATCCAAGAAGTGGCTGGGAGTGGTGTTCCGGTTATCATTACAGCGATAGTATTATATCCTCGTTTTCCCATTCGCACTTGAGCGGAACAGGTATCGGGGACTTACAGGACATTCGCCTGTTGCCTGTCACGACCCGCCCGCAAGCAGGAGAAAAAGCAATTGATTTCATCACGAAAGGATATGCCAAATTCTCTCATGCCAATGAAACGGCTGAACCGGGATATTATAGCGTGACCTTCGACAACGGGATTAAAACCGAGTTAACGGTAACCTCTCGTTGCGGGATGCACTCCTATCAATACCCGACCAACTCGGTTTACGGATTAACTCTCGACCTGACAACCGCACGTAACTGGGACCGGACCGTGATGACCTCAATCAAGAAAATCAATAACCGGACCATACAAGGGTACCGGAAGTCAACCGGATGGGCAAAAGAACATAACGTTTACTTTTTCATGGAATTCTCCCAAGATGTAGATGTCTGGGCTGGAAATGACACGCTGAAATTATTAAAGAACGGGCAGAAACTGGTTTCCAATCAAGGATACGCATTCATCGATTTCGGAACAACCACCAATAAGGTCCTCGTGAAAGTAAGCCTTTCCTCCGCAAACTGCGAGGGGGCCGCCGCAAACCTAGACAAAGAACTTTCTCATTGGAGTTTTGACAAAGTGAAACGGGAGGCAAAACAACGATGGAAACGAACATTATCCAAGATTAAAGCGGAAGGTGCCAGCAAAGAAGAAATGAGAGTTTTTTACACGGCATTGTACCATGCCTACCTGGCTCCCTATCTTTTCTCTGACGCACACGGGAATTACAAAGGACCGGATGGAGAAATTCATAGTGTGGGTAAAGCAAATCAATACACCGTATTTTCATTGTGGGACACCTTCCGTGCCGCTCATCCCCTATTCACGATCACCCAGAAGAACAGGGTAAATGACATGATAAAATCATTCATTCGCCATTACGAGGCTCACGGCTTGCTCCCGAACTGGGAACTGATGGGCAACGAGAGTCATTGCATGATCGGGAATCACGCCATCCCCATCATCACGGAGGCTTACTTGAAAGGCATTCGGGATTTCGATGTTGAAAAAGCCTACGAGGCCATGAAAGAAACGTCTCTATCCCAAGGGAATGGACTGAGACTATTCAGAACTTATAACTATATTCCCTGTGACCTCGAAAAAGAATCTGTTTCCAAAACCCTCGAATACGCCTATGATGACTGGTGTATGGCTCAAATGGCCAAAGCTTTGAATAAAGAAGATGACTACCTCTATTTCATGGAAGCCTCTAAGAACTATAAAAACGTGTTCGATTCCTCTACCGGGTTCATGCGGGCAAAGCTTTCCGACGGGAAGTGGAAAACGCCTTTTTCCCCCTTCGCCTCGGCCCACAGGGATGATGATTACACCGAAGGAAATGCGTGGCAATATTCGTGGTTTGTACCACATGACGTGGAGGGACTTATAGCGTTACACGGGGGAAAAGCCGCTTTCGCCAACAAACTGGACAGTTTGTTCACCCTACCCTCAACCATCGAGGGGGACAATGTTTCTCCCGACATTAGCGGGTTGATCGGGCAGTACGCCCAAGGGAACGAACCCTCTCACCACGTGGCTTACCTGTTCAATTACACGGATACGCCCAACAAAACACAATATTACGTGGATAAAATCAGACGGGAACTCTACACGGATCGTCCCGACGGACTTTGTGGCAATGAAGATTGCGGGCAAATGTCTGCATGGTATGTTTTCTCTGCCATGGGTTTCTATCCCGTGAACCCTAGTGACGGTAAATATCAACTGGGAACACCCATGTTTAAGAAAGTAACCATCAAGCTGGGACAAGACCGTAAATTTGTCATTAAAGCAAACCGGGAAAATGATCAGTATATCTATGTGAAGGAAGTCTTGCTAAATGGAGACGAACTCAATCGTACTTGGATTACTCATGACGAGATCATGAACGGCGGAGAATTGGAATTCGTGTTAACATCTGAAATTCCTCAAAAATAA
- a CDS encoding ROK family protein, which translates to MQTTVSLGIDIGGTNIAFGIIDKSGNCLANGSLPTTAYNTPQDFVQDLYKTVKKELDNLDVQLVGIGVGAPNGNYFNGTIENAANLSWKGTIPMVELLTKQFGVPAFITNDAKAAAIGEMVYGGAKGMKDFVVITLGTGLGSGIVINGKLVYGHDGLAGEVGHTLVCGGDRYCNCGRRGCLETYASATGIKRTACELLALENTPSALRDIPYTEITAKKVYDAAQKGDPIALEAFRITGEQLGKALANLVAIISPEAIFLQGGVANAGEWLFKTTQEQMEANMLYIFKQKIKILRSSLPTNAAIYGASALVWTELNN; encoded by the coding sequence ATGCAAACAACTGTCTCACTAGGTATTGATATTGGAGGAACCAATATCGCATTCGGCATCATTGATAAAAGCGGTAACTGTCTGGCAAATGGCTCATTACCCACAACTGCATATAACACGCCACAAGATTTTGTTCAGGACCTGTACAAAACAGTGAAGAAAGAACTGGACAACTTAGACGTACAACTTGTTGGAATCGGGGTTGGCGCTCCCAACGGGAACTACTTCAACGGAACCATCGAAAACGCAGCAAACTTATCCTGGAAAGGGACCATCCCGATGGTAGAACTTCTGACCAAACAATTTGGCGTACCCGCTTTTATCACGAATGACGCGAAAGCAGCCGCTATCGGTGAAATGGTGTACGGCGGGGCAAAAGGGATGAAAGACTTCGTCGTGATCACGCTGGGAACAGGCTTGGGAAGTGGCATCGTGATAAACGGGAAATTAGTGTACGGGCATGACGGGCTGGCAGGTGAAGTAGGCCACACACTAGTTTGTGGTGGGGATAGATACTGCAATTGCGGACGTCGGGGGTGCTTGGAAACATACGCCTCTGCCACCGGAATAAAGCGCACCGCCTGCGAATTACTCGCCTTGGAAAATACGCCTAGCGCATTAAGAGATATTCCTTACACGGAAATCACGGCCAAAAAAGTATATGACGCGGCACAAAAAGGAGACCCGATCGCCTTGGAAGCCTTCCGGATCACGGGCGAGCAACTGGGTAAAGCCTTGGCTAACCTAGTAGCCATTATCAGCCCGGAAGCGATATTCCTTCAAGGAGGGGTTGCCAACGCGGGCGAATGGCTTTTCAAAACCACACAGGAACAAATGGAAGCCAATATGCTATATATATTTAAACAAAAAATCAAAATACTTCGTTCGTCTCTTCCCACGAATGCCGCCATTTATGGAGCATCCGCACTTGTATGGACTGAATTAAACAATTAG
- a CDS encoding tRNA1(Val) (adenine(37)-N6)-methyltransferase, whose amino-acid sequence MANDYFQFKQFTIRQERCAMKVGTDGVLLGAWTDVTHARRLLDIGTGTGLIAIMAAQRNPELIIDAIEIDPAAFEQARENANSTSWRERIHLFQGEVQAFAPPYKYDIIVCNPPFFINSTKNPELNRTLARHCETLSHEDLLQVSDNLLLPEGKLCVILPVNEAKHFIELTQGKKWFVNKLSTVYPTPDKAPKRQLIELSKVKKHFVEDSITLEIERHILHESYANLTKDFYLKL is encoded by the coding sequence ATGGCAAACGACTATTTTCAATTCAAACAATTCACCATTCGGCAAGAAAGATGTGCCATGAAAGTCGGCACGGATGGTGTCCTTTTGGGAGCGTGGACTGATGTAACCCATGCACGACGTTTGCTTGATATCGGTACGGGAACCGGACTTATAGCCATCATGGCAGCACAACGCAATCCCGAATTAATTATTGATGCTATTGAAATTGATCCGGCAGCTTTTGAACAGGCACGGGAGAACGCAAACAGTACATCGTGGCGGGAACGTATCCATCTTTTTCAAGGTGAAGTACAAGCATTTGCTCCCCCGTATAAATACGACATCATTGTTTGTAACCCACCTTTCTTTATCAATTCTACTAAAAACCCGGAACTCAATCGCACGTTAGCCCGGCATTGCGAAACATTATCACACGAGGATCTTCTCCAAGTTAGCGACAATTTACTCTTACCGGAAGGCAAACTTTGTGTCATACTACCTGTTAACGAAGCCAAACATTTTATAGAATTAACCCAGGGGAAAAAATGGTTTGTTAACAAATTATCAACAGTTTACCCCACTCCCGACAAGGCTCCAAAACGTCAACTCATCGAACTCTCGAAAGTAAAAAAACACTTCGTAGAAGATTCAATAACTCTTGAAATAGAGAGACATATACTTCACGAGAGTTACGCAAACCTCACCAAAGATTTTTACTTGAAACTCTGA
- a CDS encoding DUF5606 domain-containing protein, which translates to MLKEILSISGKPGLFKLINNTANALIVESLLDGKRFPAYSNAKIIALEDISIYTEDEDMPLKTVFKRMYEKEEGKPAINHKESSAVITNYIESVIPEYDADRVYVSDMRKMIQWYNLLLDKNLLNFDEPEEEKKEE; encoded by the coding sequence ATGTTGAAAGAAATTTTATCCATATCAGGAAAACCCGGGTTATTCAAATTAATCAATAACACCGCAAACGCCTTGATTGTAGAATCATTACTTGACGGGAAACGCTTTCCTGCATATTCTAATGCTAAAATTATCGCCCTCGAAGATATTTCAATTTACACGGAAGATGAAGACATGCCTCTGAAAACCGTGTTCAAACGTATGTATGAAAAAGAAGAGGGTAAACCGGCTATTAATCACAAAGAATCATCCGCCGTTATCACGAATTATATAGAATCTGTCATCCCGGAATATGATGCGGATCGCGTTTACGTTTCAGACATGCGGAAAATGATCCAATGGTATAACTTATTATTAGACAAGAACCTTCTGAACTTCGACGAACCGGAAGAAGAAAAGAAAGAAGAATAA
- a CDS encoding TerB family tellurite resistance protein yields the protein MAKYGKWIGAGLGFVMGGPIGALFGYFIGSTFDTATIVTSGPANDPGTRPTGRGDFLLSLVVLATALMKADGKVTRNELDYVKKFFRDNFGLEGEREALTIIKDLLNKDIEVDQVCTQIRMNMNVYSRTQLLYFLFGLAKADGTVCKHEISLLDKIANLLGIDSTTYQSIKAMYYDDLDSAYSILGISSSATDEEVKKAYRKMAIENHPDKVGYMGEDIRKAAEKKFMAINEAYEKIKKQRGIN from the coding sequence ATGGCAAAATACGGAAAATGGATAGGAGCAGGTTTAGGTTTTGTCATGGGAGGTCCCATCGGAGCCCTGTTCGGTTATTTCATCGGTTCCACATTCGACACGGCAACAATTGTAACATCTGGCCCGGCGAACGATCCGGGTACCCGCCCCACGGGAAGAGGTGACTTTTTGCTGAGCCTTGTCGTCTTGGCAACGGCCTTGATGAAAGCCGACGGAAAAGTGACCCGCAACGAACTGGACTACGTGAAAAAATTTTTCCGGGATAATTTCGGGCTGGAAGGAGAGCGAGAGGCCTTGACGATTATCAAAGACCTATTGAACAAAGACATCGAGGTGGATCAAGTTTGTACCCAGATCCGCATGAACATGAACGTCTATTCCCGTACACAATTATTATATTTCCTGTTCGGACTGGCCAAAGCCGACGGAACGGTATGTAAACACGAAATTTCCCTGCTGGATAAAATAGCTAATTTACTGGGAATTGATTCAACCACATACCAGTCAATCAAAGCCATGTACTATGACGATTTGGATTCTGCTTATAGCATTCTAGGCATCAGTTCCTCCGCTACCGACGAGGAAGTGAAAAAAGCTTACCGGAAAATGGCTATCGAAAACCACCCGGACAAAGTCGGATACATGGGAGAAGATATTCGTAAGGCTGCCGAGAAAAAATTCATGGCCATCAACGAGGCTTACGAGAAAATCAAAAAACAACGGGGCATCAATTAG
- the coaE gene encoding dephospho-CoA kinase (Dephospho-CoA kinase (CoaE) performs the final step in coenzyme A biosynthesis.) has translation MLKIGLTGGIGSGKSTIAKIIKTLGYPVYISDSKASELINRDEEIKRHLTELFGKDIYQPDGNLDKKRLATIIFNDKEAIKKVNGIVHPAVTRDFMTWCSAQRRPFLFFESAILFEAKLEHLFDYIILISTDLETRVERVISRDATTREKVIERINNQMPDEIKQSKSNFVIYNNNDDKVIKQILSIIHQLNNIHSKQA, from the coding sequence ATGTTAAAAATTGGTTTGACAGGAGGCATCGGAAGTGGAAAATCCACGATAGCCAAAATTATCAAGACATTGGGGTACCCCGTGTATATTAGTGACTCCAAGGCATCCGAGCTAATCAACCGGGATGAAGAAATCAAGAGACATTTAACCGAGCTATTTGGCAAAGACATTTACCAGCCCGACGGGAACCTGGATAAAAAACGGTTGGCAACAATCATATTCAATGATAAGGAAGCGATCAAGAAAGTAAATGGCATTGTTCATCCTGCCGTAACACGGGATTTCATGACGTGGTGTTCGGCACAACGACGCCCGTTTCTGTTCTTCGAATCGGCCATTCTGTTCGAAGCAAAACTCGAACACCTTTTTGATTACATTATTCTAATCTCGACAGACTTGGAAACCCGCGTGGAACGGGTGATCTCAAGAGACGCTACCACCCGGGAGAAAGTGATTGAACGTATCAACAATCAAATGCCCGATGAAATAAAACAATCGAAATCGAATTTCGTAATTTACAACAATAATGATGACAAGGTAATAAAACAAATCCTTTCCATCATTCATCAATTAAACAATATTCATTCAAAACAAGCATAA